One window of Quercus robur chromosome 12, dhQueRobu3.1, whole genome shotgun sequence genomic DNA carries:
- the LOC126708126 gene encoding uncharacterized protein LOC126708126 yields MKGSKSVSATFREDPREVCKIYHEINHATNECASLSSFLNVPEEQVHAFNSYWPNNSSFSNNYNPNMRNHSYLSYKSDNVLNPPAPRNFNSPHASSSSSRPSLEDALSTFIQRQSEQNQKFESMLTRLDEEVRETKSHITRLTNSLSGIERGKLSSQTQPNPINQNLKIGSKDKHEEVKAVTILRSGKEINKSSPLVTKKSKETLVEKEKDETKSLGFGEIEQCPIPPPFPQALKLPRKLDTASEILEHLHQVKINLPLLHVIKQVLAYAKVIKDLCTIKRKHHVKKTAFLTKQVSAVIQHKTSPKYKDPGCHTISCTIGDYIMEHALLDLGASVNLIPFSVYQKLGLGELKPTSITLQLVDRSVRESRGIVEDVLVKIEQFYYPVDFIVLDYQPVLHPNVHTLIILGRPFLATANALINCRNERMQLTLGSMTLELNIFLVAKQPHEDDDYAYVNLILGRWFKKSLIRIVFSDPFETLLNNSVGSYDLECDIHVFENFSLLDSSQVLEEQQMMAINKGWKPCFEELLENEKKLVHSSEEAPQLELKPLPGGLKYAYLGPSKLKPRWDDPFIVREVFNHGVVVVEDPRDGRILKINGQRLKPFLGGVIPEKETMSLKIPSYWDAT; encoded by the coding sequence ATGAAAGGAAGTAAGAGTGTTAGTGCTACCTTTAGAGAGGACCCAAGGGAGGTGTGTAAAATCTATCATGAGATAAACCATGCTACAAATGAATGTGCATCACTTTCATCATTCTTAAATGTGCCAGAAGAACAAGTACATGCATTTAATTCATACTGGCCAAATAATTCTTCATTTTCTAACAATTATAACCCAAATATGCGAAACCATTCGTATTTGAGTTATAAGAGTGACAATGTGTTGAATCCTCCTGCTCCAAGGAATTTTAATTCACCAcatgcatcatcatcatcatctagaCCTTCCTTGGAGGATGCACTTAGTACTTTCATTCAAAGGCAAAGTGAGCAAAATCAAAAGTTTGAATCCATGCTCACTAGGCTAGATGAAGAGGTAAGAGAGACCAAGAGTCATATAACTAGGCTTACAAATTCATTGAGTGGGATAGAGAGAGGGAAGCTTTCTTCCCAAACTCAACCCAATCCCATcaatcaaaatctaaaaattggcTCTAAGGATAAACATGAGGAAGTAAAAGCTGTGACCATTTTGAGGAGTGGTAAAGAGATTAATAAAAGTTCTCCTTTAGTAACTAAGAAATCTAAGGAGACCCTAGTTGAAAAAGAGAAGGATGAAACTAAGTCACTTGGATTTGGTGAAATTGAACAATGCCCAATCCCTCCACCATTTCCACAAGCCTTAAAATTACCTAGGAAATTGGACACCGCATCTGAGatattagagcatttgcatcaaGTCAAGATAAATTTGCCATTATTGCATGTTATCAAGCAAGTGCTTGCATATGCCAAGGTAATTAAGGACCTATGCACCATCAAGAGAAAGCATCATGTGAAGAAGACCGCATTCCTAACAAAACAGGTAAGTGCAGTTATCCAACATAAGACCTCGCCAAAGTATAAGGATCCAGGTTGTCATACGATCTCTTGTACTATTGGAGATTACATCATGGAGCATGCATTGCTAGATCTTGGGGCAAGTGTTAATTTGATCCCTTTCAGTGTATATCAAAAACTTGGACTTGGTGAGTTGAAACCTACTTCAATAACTTTACAGTTGGTTGATCGCTCTGTAAGGGAATCGAGAGGGATTGTTGAGGATGTGTTGgtgaaaattgaacaattttattatcctgttgattttattgttcTAGATTACCAACCTGTTTTACATCCTAATGTTCATACCCTTATTATTTTGGGTAGACCTTTTCTTGCCACAGCTAATGCTTTAATTAATTGCAGGAATGAGAGAATGCAACTCACTCTTGGTTCCATGACTTTGGAGCTAAACATATTTCTTGTGGCTAAACAACCACATGAGGATGATGACTATGCTTATGTGAACCTTATATTGGGGCGGTGGTTCAAGAAGAGTTTAATAAGAATTGTTTTTTCTGATCCTTTTGAAACTCTTCTTAATAATTCTGTTGGTTCTTATGATTTAGAATGTGATATTcatgtatttgaaaatttttctttgttggattCCTCACAGGTTTTGGAAGAACAACAGATGATGGCAATTAATAAAGGGTGGAAGCCTTGCTTTGAGGAGCtactagaaaatgaaaaaaagcttGTGCATTCAAGTGAAGAGGCACCACAGCTGGAGCTTAAGCCGCTGCCTGGTGGTCTTAAGTATGCATATTTAGGCCCAAGTAAGTTAAAACCTAGATGGGATGACCCTTTCATTGTAAGGGAAGTGTTTAACCATGGAGTTGTAGTAGTTGAGGACCCTAGAGATGGtaggattttgaaaataaatggacAAAGGTTAAAaccattcttagggggagttaTACCAGAGAAGGAGACTATGTCACTGAAGATCCCTTCCTATTGGGATGCTACGTGA
- the LOC126708927 gene encoding putative pentatricopeptide repeat-containing protein At3g25970, which yields MKRISQSQSQSLKTLLTNGLYPQALKASLPDPKLTDQTYALFIKSGHSLHPYLSTTLISHFSKLGHFSRASKYLFETHNPDTVSFNALISGFARFRQPRPVFQLFNTLRHLGLEPDVFTLSSLVKACESLQENEAAHGVCLRMGFGSGAYLVSGFIENYARAGDVEKAEKCFGECLVLDNVVWTAMVCGYVWNGEFEKGKVVFVEMRGLGLELNEFSLTGVLGALFDVREGEQVHGIGAKMGLLCGSSIHLNNAIMNMYCKCGNKVAAVKMFDEIAEPDVVSWTERIGAACDGLEALELFKVLHSGSLEMNEYTMINVLSAIAGPRLLTSSRQVQALCQKVGFLQVVCVSNALISMYGKCGRMDDARRVFDDMLHRDSVSWNSLIAGYTENGFSSQALEVFSQMRDLSLQPNEYTLASILEVVSNSNSVIQAMQIHLHMIKSGFMFNDSMVSCLIKTYGKCHGMDEAKEIFSAIDKINVVHCNAMATAFVYAGCHADALNLFYTSRSSYLEADSTIFSIVLKACGAMTDLVQGRVVHSLCLKFGFDQDIFVESTVIDMYCKCGSIGDAQKAFKNTSKDNLAAWNAMIMGYAQHGCFHEVSEVFEKMCKSGIEPDEITFLGVLTSCCHAGLVREANDYLNSMFELHGVIPHLEHYACMVDLLGGVGLLEDAKRTIDQMPIHPDAHIWQILLSACNIHGNVILGNVAARKLLELQPENESAYLLLSNLYASAGMWSDVGKLRKQMKEKVVHKEPGSSWIQVRGSIHYFFAGDMSHPESKEIYMELIKLYDQMLVSPKLDQNDAFLMKI from the coding sequence ATGAAGAGGAtcagccaaagccaaagccaatCCCTGAAAACCCTACTTACCAACGGTCTCTACCCACAAGCCCTCAAAGCTTCTCTTCCAGACCCCAAGCTCACTGACCAAACCTACGCTCTCTTCATCAAGTCCGGTCACTCCTTACACCCTTACCTCTCCACCACTCTCATTTCCCACTTCTCTAAACTCGGACATTTCTCACGCGCTTCCAAGTACCTCTTCGAAACCCATAACCCCGATACAGTCTCATTCAACGCTCTCATTTCTGGGTTCGCCAGGTTTCGCCAACCCAGACCCGTTTTCCAGCTCTTTAACACTTTAAGACATCTGGGTCTGGAACCTGATGTGTTTACGTTGAGCTCTTTGGTTAAAGCGTGTGAAAGTTTGCAGGAAAACGAGGCTGCTCATGGAGTTTGTTTGAGAATGGGGTTTGGCTCAGGAGCTTATTTGGTGAGTGGGTTTATAGAGAACTATGCGAGAGCTGGGGATGTTGAAAAGGCTGAGAAGTGTTTTGGGGAATGTTTGGTATTGGACAATGTGGTTTGGACTGCTATGGTTTGTGGGTATGTGTGGAATGGGGAGTTTGAGAAAGGTAAGGTGGTTTTTGTGGAAATGAGAGGTTTGGGTTTGGAGCTAAATGAGTTTAGCTTGACTGGGGTGCTTGGTGCACTGTTTGATGTGAGAGAGGGGGAACAGGTTCATGGGATTGGAGCTAAGATGGGTTTGTTGTGCGGCAGTTCTATACATTTGAATAATGCTATTATGAACATGTACTGTAAGTGTGGGAATAAGGTGGCTGCAGTTAAGATGTTTGATGAAATTGCTGAACCAGATGTTGTGTCTTGGACTGAAAGGATTGGAGCTGCTTGTGATGGTTTGGAAGCTTTGGAGTTGTTTAAAGTTTTGCATTCTGGGAGTTTGGAGATGAATGAGTATACAATGATCAATGTTTTGTCTGCCATTGCAGGACCAAGGCTGTTAACTTCCAGTAGGCAAGTCCAAGCACTTTGTCAAAAGGTGGGGTTTTTGCAAGTGGTTTGTGTTAGTAATGCATTGATATCCATGTACGGGAAGTGTGGTCGAATGGATGATGCTAGACGTGTTTTTGATGATATGCTTCATCGAGATTCTGTTTCTTGGAATTCTCTGATTGCTGGGTATACTGAGAATGGATTTAGTAGTCAGGCTCTTGAAGTGTTTTCTCAAATGCGTGATCTTTCACTACAGCCAAATGAATACACTCTGGCTAGCATTCTTGAAGTTGTTTCTAACTCGAATTCTGTAATTCAGGCAATGCAAATTCATTTGCATATGATTAAATCTGGCTTTATGTTCAATGATTCTATGGTGTCTTGCTTGATAAAAACATATGGGAAATGCCATGGTATGGATGAAGCAAAAGAGATATTCTCTGCGATTGATAAGATCAATGTGGTACATTGCAATGCAATGGCTACCGCTTTTGTTTATGCTGGTTGTCATGCTGATGCTTTAAATTTGTTCTACACCTCAAGAAGCTCGTACCTTGAAGCGGACAGTACGATCTTTAGTATTGTCCTCAAAGCTTGTGGTGCAATGACAGATTTGGTACAAGGAAGAGTAGTTCACTCACTGTGTCTTAAATTTGGATTTGATCAGGATATATTTGTGGAAAGCACTGTTATTGACATGTACTGTAAGTGTGGAAGCATTGGTGATGCACAGAAGGCTTTTAAGAATACATCTAAAGACAATTTGGCTGCTTGGAATGCCATGATAATGGGATATGCTCAACATGGTTGTTTTCACGAAGTTTCTGaggtttttgagaaaatgtgtAAATCTGGAATAGAACCAGATGAGATAACTTTTCTTGGAGTTCTTACTTCATGCTGTCATGCAGGGCTGGTGAGAGAAGCAAATGATTACTTAAACTCTATGTTTGAACTTCATGGAGTTATCCCACATTTAGAACACTATGCCTGTATGGTTGACCTGCTTGGTGGAGTTGGACTCCTAGAAGATGCAAAGAGGACAATTGATCAAATGCCTATTCACCCTGATGCTCATATATGGCAGATTCTTCTATCAGCCTGCAACATCCATGGAAATGTCATTCTGGGGAATGTTGCTGCTAGAAAACTTCTTGAGCTGCAACCTGAAAATGAATCTGCTTATCTTCTTCTATCAAATCTCTATGCTTCTGCTGGTATGTGGAGTGATGTTGGCAAACTTCGGAAGCAAATGAAGGAAAAAGTAGTTCACAAAGAACCTGGTTCTAGTTGGATTCAAGTTAGGGGATCCATACATTACTTTTTTGCTGGTGACATGTCACATCCTGAGagtaaagaaatatatatggaACTAATAAAGTTGTATGATCAGATGCTAGTGTCACCAAAATTGGATCAAAACGATGCTTTCCTGATGAAAATATGA